GTCGGCAGGTTTTTGTTACTCATCCTTTTTTCGACTTTCTTCTTTATGATTTTATCTGAGACTTTAAATTATTCAAGAGTGAAAAATTCAATATGTTTGTAATTTAATTAGTCGACCCGTGTGTTGTAAAAAAGTCATGATGTATTTTCATTACCATATTTTGTTACTACAGTAGGTCAAATGAATGCAATATGGTGGCTGCATGTATTCCTGATGTTGGGGCAGCATTTGGTGTATTTAGATGAATAAAGTTATGAACCTCGACTGTTTTAATACTTCCATAGGGAGATGGAGCCAAGAATTAGAGTGCATGGGGGTGGGGAACTTTAATAGATCTttggttcaaattttaaaattaaaatgcaatatattaaattttacaaaaaaaattaaagcatgTATTCAGTTTTAAACCGAATGACAAGTTTGAATGTTGCTTTTCTGTCATAGTTTGAATATTGCTTTTCTTACATACtcgatttttttgtaaataactTTGCATCGTAAAAGGTTGTTTCAAAGATCAGAGACAGAGCATCGGTTGGGGCCGGTGGTTGCCCGCCGCCTACCTTCAGCTTCCgctctatttaatttttttttgggaaaaaaatttacataataataaagaaaacatAACTCTaatataatttctcaattctCCTCCAGTACTCCTCTCACTTTTCTTTGGTTGTTCTCAAAGTCAGCATATTCGgaactttaatttttaaattttggattaatttttaattgtacCGACACATAAAAAATGAGTTCgtgaaaataatatatgatatttaattgaGACATAGTACAAGTAGAACTTATAATCCTTGATTTCTATAATCATTGTATGTTTTCTTAATTAACCCTAAATTCGTGAAAGGCTAATAATTAGATGGAAAatgatatgaaaaaaaatagtttgatattatataaatcgcattattaatttttatttttttttatctttttaatggcGAAATGCACACACAAcataaagcatatatataaaGTTCATTGCTTTAAATTGATGAGTTTAATACGACAGAGTAGAATGATAACGAAAATGTACAACAATTGATTTATATATAGGGCTGCACCGATGTGGCAAATGCTGCAGACTGCGTTGGATGAACCACCTAAGGACAAGTATTAAGCAAGGGAATTACTTCggtgaagatgaagaagaccTGATTATTAGGCTCTACGCACTCCTTGGCAATCGGTAAAGAGTCTAGCTAATTTTGCAATGAATTATTGCatacaaagaaaaatataattttcgtcATGTAAATATGTCTGTTTGCGCTTTTGGTTCTATAAGACATCAAAATTTGGTCTCAGTTCAAGAAATCGGTAAGTGCCGATATGGAAAAGGACTAAGATCAAACTTTGATAACTCGCCGGACGAAAACGAAAAACATACTGACGAATTTTGTGATATTCCCTCTCACGAGAAGAAATTAATTTCTTGGTTGTTAGGTGGTCTCTAATCGCTGGACGTTTGCCGGGTCGGACAGATGATGAAGTAAGGAATCATTGGCATTCACATACTAAGAAAAAGTTGATAAAAATGGGCGCCGACCCAAGTAAACATGGCTTGAAACTATGCCCTATTACTACGTTCAGCGCATGTAATAAGATACTGGACCACCATGGAGACATGCAAGACGAATCATCCGGTTCGATAAATGACCCTGAATGAGAAATACTTGCAGATAGGAGTGTTTTACAATGTGTGTGCGAGACATTGTTCAGgagttttttcctttttctcttGTCACAATAACATCGAGCAGAAGATATACAGTACCACTATATAGTTGCAGCTCCAGCCCTGAATGCATCAGAAGGATATGTAATTGTATACGGTGACATATGTTGCACCATAAATTACTAATGAATAATGTATACAATTTGCTATCATAAGAAATATAGAATGGTTAAGAGATTTTAATTTGTTACGAGTCAAGAAGAGCTTGAGGGATTAGAGCAGTGGCCTCGATGCATGAGAGGTGCACCCAGGAGATTGGTAGGGCATTGTGATAGAATCCGTAAAAAACGTGGAATGATTTTTAGGGAGCAAAACACGTTTATAGCTTTGCTATTGTAAgccaaaaaagggaaaaaaaatttctgcatataaatagaagaaataaaataaaagggaGCGGATTCCCAAATTCAAGTTTAATTAAACCTTCTGTATTTCTTTAACTTCTCTTTGTGAATCTCTCTTCTTTAGGCGCTAACCTGCAGGGGATCTGATCTATCAAAGCGATGCTCTAACAGATTTTCTCCATGGtgtattgtcaaatttcagtatCATTCTCACGTCCTGAGCCCAAAATGGATGAAATCGGTGTTGTACgtctcaaaataaaaatttgaaagcaACAAGTCTCGTTGCAAAAATTCTACAGTGTGACCATTTTACATTAGACTTTTGCTGAATATTGAAAATCAAGTTTGCGAATATTTTTCTCATGGATGGCGCTAGTCCTAGTGTTGGATGTGGCGCCAATGTGTTCAATGCCACATAATTAAGCACTTCTacggaaaaaaattataattgcaAAATCAATCGAAGAACCAAAATTAccccaaaaatatataaataaattgaagagGTGAACATAAATgacgaaaaaataattttctagaAATAGATTATAGTCTAGAATTTTAATGTACCATAGGtggatataaatataaatataatatattaatattgtatttttatgttgtgattgaaattcaattaataataataacttaaatagaaaataaaaaatgtaaatttaggaatagaatgaaaatattataatttagcATAAGTTTTATATATACTATACACTAAAGTTAAATATCTTATTGGTGAAAGACTACTATTTTTATTCTCCTTAATTTTCTCCCTGCAATCCTCTCATAtctctaatttttcaatcacccaaccaaataatacaaaatatttaataattatcatatattataaatatttatatttttcattcgaattaaattaatcattaaaaataataataataataataataataataatatatttataaatatacttTCACGCAAAGCGTGTGAGTTGTATGTTTGTTTGTTAATATCCAACAGCGGCCCGTTTTTAACAACGGGTCATCACACATATAACTTTCACATGGATGATAGTAGAGAGatattgtatgtatatattttttggttGAAAGCTGATTCATGAGAACTTCACAAGAGATAACTCATTTCAATATTACTCTCAGTTATACACTGTTTAACCTGACACATGATCATCTAGCTCATCCGAGTTTTGGATGCACTAAAATGGTCTACATGGACTCTTCATATGGGTGTGATAAAAAGTAGTGTAGATTAATGGTGTCTTTGTATTGGTGTCTTTTCGTGTGACTGATATGATGACTTTTGGAGTGGTCTTATATAAGAAAATCTCATTCTCCTCATTCCAGGCAGCCCATTACAGGAAAACACTCACCTTCTTGGTTTTCCACTATTTTCGCAGCTTGTCTCGCGAGCCTATTTCAGACCGATAAGTTCAAGTTCAAATTTTCCTCTTGGAGTGGTATTTTTTGTGCTTAATTTACCAATGGTTCCACAGTTGTATCGTGGGAAATATTCGGCCATGTGTTGATCATCAAGCTCTATGGAATGGACATATTAGTTCTAAAAGAAATAACTTATTACAGATCTCGATTTGTTTTACATGTTATTTGTGATTACCTAGTTCATTCTACTTTGTTTGCTTAATACTTTTTTCCATGTTTCTTTATCCGCTTTATTAATCTTCGGGGCAAGATTTCGTTATTTGTTTATACTTAATTTTTCATAATCTGCTCTATCGAGTTGTTGTACTGATTAAGCTTATGATCTATAGCATGGTATTTATTTCGTTGCATATCATGTTGCAACATAAGTACCGACAATCTATTCACTTCCACTTTTtccaaaaatgaaaattgaattACGTAATATAATATAGTTGTTGGATATATGAGCAGAATACAGTACCAGTAGCTGCGTTTCAACTTCCAAGAGTCTTCCCTAACAAGGCGTTGCACCCTGTGGTTCGATCCAACACGAAACAcaacttcaaaaataaaaataaaaactttacaAATACAGCACAAGAACCGAGCACAACCGAATATGTAGTTCTTAGGAGATACATTAATGGAGCTTCAGAAACATAATTTAAATGGGTAAAGCGTGAGAGACCCTGGGGTAGACCACGGTGGAGGGGTGACCCATGATCCGACGACCCTTTGAGTGGCGGAAGGGATAAATAAGAGCCCCCACCGGCCACTCCACCAGCGCCGCCAGTGCGAAGGCCACCAAGCCCAGTGTCGGCCCCACCACCCTGCACCTGCAAGGATTCCTCGTTGTCCCGCACTCTACGCAAAACACCATGATCGTGTACTAGCTAAATTCTTCACCTGAAAATTGAATACGAATAGAGAAAGAGAACAAATTCAGATGGAAGCTAAAGAATTTCTTGATACAAAGATGAGATGTGATGTTCGGATTGTGGGTTTTAAAGGGGACTTGGAAAGAGATGGCTGGTTATAAAATGGTGGGTCTTTCCACGTTGACGTGCGTGGTGAAGTTTGATTGGGTCTTAGGTGGAATGCATACACGTGTTTGTTTTCTCGTGGTAATAAATTTCGTGTGTTACTTTTTGATTTATtagacataaaaatataatattgacTATTTggtctttttaaataaatattataaattaaaaaaaaatttagaaatataacagattttaaaattttaaaagaatatgaTAAGGTGGGGTGTGTAACCCCGCTTCATTGAGACCCCGACTGCTAATTGTGTTTTTCGAGGAGTTGGGGTTTAAGACCCCGACTCCTTGACCGCTAGAGTAACCACCGCGAATCTCGTGACAAATGTCTGATTGAAATATATTCATTgaatattcttttgtttttttatgctTTCGTCCCACTATATATGTATAACTTACATGACTAATAATTCATTCGTATTGACATTGATGAAGATGCATTCGGCGATGATGTGGTAGTGTATTTTATAGCTGAATGTTGGTTATATATAAAGGTATTTTTTCTTCAacattttgtttcaattttatttacatGTACTAATTTATCTctttgtttaaaataaattttggtgCTCTGTACAAAAATCCGAACAAGTTAGATGAAGCATTTTTTCTCCTATGATCTATAAGTGAAGCTTTTATAGATGTTTATTATTTTCTACATTATTTTCttattgttgatattgtattatttatatgtagtgtgtaatattgtttaaagaaaatgagTGCAAtggttaatttattaaaaaaaacttgttt
This window of the Primulina huaijiensis isolate GDHJ02 chromosome 3, ASM1229523v2, whole genome shotgun sequence genome carries:
- the LOC140972358 gene encoding uncharacterized protein, which codes for MVFCVECGTTRNPCRCRVVGPTLGLVAFALAALVEWPVGALIYPFRHSKGRRIMGHPSTVVYPRVSHALPI